One window of the Anopheles cruzii chromosome 2, idAnoCruzAS_RS32_06, whole genome shotgun sequence genome contains the following:
- the LOC128277939 gene encoding protein downstream neighbor of son homolog, with product MSTNTEGFLSNPSKWKRPDDIIKMQRLKQKQKALQDRINKPSRAANPSQAKANDDPIANRFEGSTKRKNPFSRNTDNSAKRQKDDSVSASAAGEETIFELLTKAQQPEVPQIEAPVVKPLEQRFLQQCPVEQTLPQYVEEVPKTSKQSPIHWSVKSKMRIICRTPIPGTNLRTNQEASGLTSFVRCIDAKESSTGLDISPGARFYQATLYWQHPYLPWLTLFPRNSRNNHTQSTLDESVRSVLAKEWVTSFRNLFQLLRARQCPYFYVCANTFTVLFRAAGIGGRVETHALLTPTSRGMRAALKQEEIEFSMPLKKSSAAATDKADQLNRSNESGVGNSSFSNSSEETQAGPTSNCMSDEDNDEDEDDMDSEQWLQSLGVDAAEIRKISDNHMKKQQMRECGGDYGDQSLVLIEGSECQAFFNFLLNAKSTTAKVGRLAGVPPTLLAPVSFVGASLRTLQTRSTKIRMDGQDYHSTELHGVVLPHVLPYLTDLLCEANDNYSITLATVPSTAGLCEASQKLINDLDKENDASTQADPVFGKENLSDCGLNQRVVESMCRVTKDSVFDTERLLYSLDAGGFSWS from the exons ATGAGCACTAACACGGAAGGTTTTCTATCGAACCCATCGAAATGGAAGCGCCCGGACGACATTATAAAAATGCAGCGActgaagcagaagcagaaggcGCTGCAAGATCGTATAAACAAACCATCGAGAGCGGCAAATCCTTCGCAAGCCAAAGCGAATGACGATCCCATCGCAAATCGGTTCGAGGGATCCACCAAACGGAAAAATCCCTTCTCGAG AAACACGGACAATTCCGCCAAACGCCAGAAGGACGATTCGGTCAGTGCGTCGGCCGCAGGCGAAGAAACGATCTTTGAACTCCTGACCAAGGCGCAGCAACCGGAGGTGCCCCAAATTGAAGCACCAGTCGTGAAACCCCTCGAGCAGCGCTTCCTGCAACAGTGTCCCGTCGAGCAAACGTTACCGCAGTACGTGGAGGAAGTTCCCAAAACTAGTAAACAGAGCCCTATCCACTGGAGTGTGAAGAGCAAAATGCGTATCATCTGCCGTACGCCTATCCCGGGAACTAACCTGCGAACGAACCAGGAAGCCAGCGGTCTCACGTCCTTCGTGCGGTGCATTGACGCGAAAGAGTCTTCTACCGGGTTGGACATTTCCCCCGGTGCACGTTTCTACCAAGCAACGCTTTACTGGCAGCATCCGTACCTCCCCTGGCTTACGCTCTTTCCACGCAACTCACGCAACAATCACACGCAGAGCACGTTGGACGAATCAGTGCGTTCGGTCCTGGCAAAGGAGTGGGTGACGAGCTTCCGCAATCTGTTCCAGCTGCTGCGGGCACGCCAGTGTCCATACTTTTACGTGTGCGCCAACACGTTTACCGTACTCTTCCGAGCGGCCGGTATCGGCGGAAGGGTGGAAACACACGCACTGCTAACACCGACATCGCGAGGGATGCGGGCAGCCCTCAAACAGGAGGAGATCGAGTTCAGTATGCCACTGAAGAAATCGAGTGCAGCTGCAACCGACAAAGCGGACCAACTGAACCGATCAAACGAATCGGGCGTTGGGAATAGTAGCTTTTCTAACTCTTCTGAAGAGACGCAAGCTGGGCCGACGTCGAATTGCATGTCGGATGAAGAtaacgacgaagacgaggacgaTATGGACAGTGAGCAGTGGCTACAAAGTCTCGGGGTAGATGCGGCCGAGATACGTAAGATTAGCGATAATCACATGAAGAAACAGCAGATGCGCGAGTGTGGCGGAGACTACGGTGACCAGTCACTAGTGCTTATCGAGGGATCGGAGTGCCAGGCGTTCTTTAACTTTCTGCTCAACGCGAAAAGTACCACCGCAAAAGTAGGGCGGTTGGCCGGTGTTCCACCGACACTGCTGGCGCCGGTTTCGTTTGTTGGAGCCAGCCTCCGTACGCTGCAAACCCGTTCCACAAAGATACGAATGGATGGACAAGATTACCACAGTACCGAACTGCACGGAGTCGTGCTACCCCACGTTCTTCCGTACTTGACGGATTTGCTGTGTGAAGCGAACGATAATTACAGTATAACGCTTGCGACGGTTCCCAGCACGGCGGGTCTGTGTGAAGCCTCGCAGAAACTGATCAACGATCTTGACAAGGAAAACGATGCATCCACGCAGGCCGATCCCGTCTTCGGAAAGGAGAATCTGTCGGACTGTGGACTCAACCAGCGCGTCGTTGAGAGTATGTGTCGCGTCACGAAGGACTCCGTGTTCGACACCGAACGTCTACTATACAGTCTTGACGCTGGTGGTTTCAGCTGGAGTTGA
- the LOC128277940 gene encoding DNA-directed RNA polymerases I, II, and III subunit RPABC2, whose amino-acid sequence MEDGDYDNDDVGGDDFDDVEDDENIDELNQEEDGDNIEIINPGQAGGGVPKNKRITTKYMTKYERARVLGTRALQIAMCAPIMVELEGETDPLQIAMKELKQRKIPIIIRRYLPDSSYEDWSIDELIIIDH is encoded by the exons ATGGAGGATGGGGATTATGATAATGATGA CGTCGGTGGGGACGATTTCGATGATGTCGAGGACGATGAAAACATTGATGAGCTGAACCAGGAAGAAGACGGAGATAACATTGAAATCATCAACCCGGGTCaggccggtggtggcgtgccgaaaaacaaacgcattACGACCAAGTACATGACGAAGTACGAACGGGCGCGGGTGCTTGGCACACGGGCGCTTCAGATTGCAATGTGCGCACCGATCATGGTGGAGTTGGAAGGTGAAACGGACCCTCTACAGATTGCTATGAAAGAGTTGAAGCAACGGAAGATCCcgatcatcatccggcgcTACCTTCCCGATTCTTCGTACGAAGATTGGAGCATCGATGAACTGATCATTATCGATCACTAG
- the LOC128267816 gene encoding trafficking protein particle complex subunit 1-like produces the protein MFIYNLYIYDKLGTLLYYREWNRSKQSGISMDEEAKLVYGMLFSIKSFVSRASPWDPKEGFQWYKTNKYTLHYLEIPSGVRFLLNTDNSSTGVREFLQTIYAKLWVEYVVRNPLWKIGTPVTSGLFETKLNELYASYLT, from the exons ATGTTCATCTACAATTTGTACATCTACGACAAGCTTGGCACACTGCTCTACTACCGCGAGTGGAACCGCTCAAAGCAGTCCGGGATTTCGATGGATGAG GAAGCAAAACTGGTGTACGGAATGCTGTTCTCGATCAAGTCGTTCGTAAGCAGAGCATCACCATGGGATCCCAAAGAAGGCTTTCAGTggtacaaaacaaacaaatacacGCTTCACTATTTGGAGATTCCGTCGGGTGTTAGGTTTCTGTTAAACACGGACAACAGCTCCACCGGAGTGCGCGAGTTCCTACAGACAATCTATGCCAAG CTCTGGGTTGAGTATGTCGTTCGAAATCCATTGTGGAAGATTGGCACGCCCGTTACATCTGGCCTGTTCGAGACGAAGTTGAACGAACTCTACGCCTCATATTTGACCTAA
- the LOC128268327 gene encoding uncharacterized protein LOC128268327: MSTALRSSFSMQSMESLYSNNSSKFSALHRRKAAARQPAIVLATNSDVRHRVMSARMLRLKQLQNQLEVANLHISELTKDNRLLKALQKRQDSALSKYENTNAELPKLLHSHAEEVRTWQTKYRNLQNQNKELNSKLKAKDAHILTITDQNKHLVQLNKDKHLEERERLADRVRYLETRLMEKDNDAKLLARRLQLETKNFKAQLQQEVLKQREMAQKLERTHHEINRLNSVIEIYEKRTPSTLLKNTSFLLKTPKPSSGQQQQQLVRYTNGTTHKPVFPTFSEPSPVINMDVTAKPKSSQDGEGDAKSPIASPRSLQPISPPEDTPPAPHNSSKPRKKHSKRKVAQPTEDGSNGCEKREEHNYDEKMCTEFNQYAMEQEAEFDKTIATELFRLHTEMGSSATATKLLKNRSIKQYSATTATSYEDDYEPDLSSEKNVSNLTEIFEHKAHINEIESHIRRMGSPITMDGYPSIKDSSSVRRSNHKKKPSAILDTNETDLDSSESGSRSSAKELEALKQEMHQNILKKEAMLDTFCDEMNGKGAQPKAHLNRPKLDNSRRTQIDPKKKQNLLEVLKAIDGDSFDK, translated from the exons ATGTCTACAGCGTTACGTTCTTC ATTTTCTATGCAGAGCATGGAAAGCCTTTATTCAAACAACAGTTCAAAGTTTTCGGCGCTCCACCGGCGCAAGGCCGCTGCTAGGCAACCGGCCATCGTTCTGGCGACGAACAGCGATGTGCGGCACCGGGTAATGTCGGCGCGTATGCTGCGCCTAAAACAATTGCAAAACCAACTTGAGGTTGCAAATCTACACATTTCG GAACTGACCAAAGACAACCGTCTGTTGAAAGCCTTACAAAAGCGCCAGGATTCAGCGCTTTCAAAGTATGAAAACACAAACGCCGAACTGCCGAAGTTGCTGCACTCGCACGCCGAAGAGGTTCGTACCTGGCAAACAAAGTATCGgaacttgcaaaaccaaaacaaggaACTGAACAGCAAACTGAAGGCAAAGGATGCGCATATTCTAACGATAACGGATCAGAACAAGCACCTAGTGCAGCTGAACAAGGATAA GCATCTAGAAGAACGTGAAAGACTGGCGGACAGGGTGCGCTATTTGGAGACGAGACTAATGGAAAAGGACAATGATGCCAAATTACTCGCTAGAAGATTACAACTAGAAACCAAAAACTTTAAGGCCCAGCTGCAACAGGAAGTTTTAAAGCAGCGCGAAATGGCTCAGAAGCTGGAACGTACTCACCATGAAATCAATCGACTGAACTCGGTTATTGAG ATATATGAAAAGCGTACTCCATCGACGCTGCTCAAGAACACTAGCTTTCTTCTGAAAACACCGAAACCATCATCcgggcagcaacagcaacagcttGTAAGGTATACGAACGGAACCACTCATAAGCCAGTTTTTCCA ACCTTTTCGGAACCATCGCCAGTGATCAACATGGACGTAACAGCAAAACCAAAGTCATCACAAGACGGTGAAGGTGATGCTAAATCTCCAATCGCGAGTCCCCGATCTTTGCAGCCCATTTCACCGCCCGAAGATACGCCACCAGCTCCGCATAACTCGTCGAAACCGCGAAAGAAGCATTCCAAGAGGAAGGTAGCACAACCTACGGAAGACGGGTCCAATGGGTGCGAGAAGCGAGAGGAGCACAACTACGACGAAAAGATGTGCACCGAGTTCAACCAGTACGCAATGGAGCAGGAAGCCGAATTTGATAAGACCATTGCGACTGAGCTGTTTCGTCTTCATACCGAAATGGGGTCTTCGGCTACTGCTACGAAGCTACTGAAAAATAGAAGCATCAAACAGTACAGCGCTACAACCGCTACATCTTACGAAGACGACTACGAGCCGGATCTGTCCTCGGAGAAGAACGTTTCCAATCTGACGGAGATTTTCGAACACAAGGCTCACATAAACGAGATCGAAAGCCACATCCGTCGGATGGGGTCGCCCATTACCATGGACGGATATCCGTCGATCAAGGACAGCTCGAGTGTACGCAGGAGCAACCATAAGAAAAAACCGTCTGCCATTCTGGATACGAACGAAACGGACCTTGATTCTTCTGAAAGCGGAAGCAGATCCTCGGCCAAGGAGTTGGAGGCACTGAAGCAGGAAATGCACCAGAACATTCTCAAAAAGGAGGCCATGCTGGACACGTTTTGTGACGAAATGAACGGTAAAGGGGCACAGCCCAAGGCACACCTCAATCGGCCCAAGCTGGACAACTCGAGGCGTACGCAGATCGATCCGAAGAAAAAGCAGAACCTGCTGGAAGTGCTTAAGGCAATCGATGGCGACAGTTTTGACAAATGA
- the LOC128267642 gene encoding ribosome biogenesis protein BMS1 homolog, which produces MAEDGDHSEKKKSHKKRHSGVKADKKKAKNKPTDRTKNPKGYAISKARSAEKRFRRKEDLTTKKQHIPLVDKTPEEPPPVLVAVVGPPKVGKTTLIMNLIKNFTKTNVNNVCGPITVVTSKKRRITLIECNNDINSMIDIAKSADLVLLMVDASFGFEMEIFEFLNICQVHGMPKIMGILNHLDMIKKAKALKMQKKLLKHRFWTEVYDGAKLFYLSGLIHGEYLKNEIRNLGRFISVMKFRPLAWRGAHSYIIADRMEDITNTEQIRLNRKCDRDVVLYGYVRGVPLKKENMVHIAGLGDMHIDELNTLPDPCPLPSAEKKRNLLEKERLLYAPMSGVGGIVYDKDAVYIELQGSHSHKKGPPKNTEQQQIVDSFIGKKETFDVTIDNQEFRLFSDGDVIKSGDFVDNVRKRGNESDEEEDDEEQQESEDDSGLEDSGDEASSEKGGRLGWIPEETDDEEHGDESGSGSDDDDDDEDMPKGRRTGYLSSDEEEETTGGATMAWKDGLAARARNEYLERQATTKNLMKIVYGVFSKAHQRAKAKAAQEAEGSSGDEEDDELLGGIFKNLTQKQAELQKKKSVQDVDECCFFEEYGDGVRDWTKAENKNLIANCFVTGKWKASEDAEELLKLDDMSDGDSDVYGDFEDLETGEKHEATKEKNTKSLKSASEKQEGEEQGEESALGKRRITRIEEKNMSRAELMAKKMKLKAKFDSEYDNPEKDDHHIDGDHQYYEKLKADALRQTELNKKEFANLDEDVRLNIEGHRAGLYVRMSFRSVPSEFVQHFDANFPILIGGLNMSEENVGYVSCKVKKHRWYKKTLKTSDPLIISLGWRRFQTIPIYAKVEDDFKHRYLKYTPNHVTCSMSFWGPVTPQNTGLMAIQSVAYDQSEVRKLGFRVAATGAVSETDKAADIMKKLKLIGTPSKIYQKTAFIQGMFTSTLEVAKFEGAKLRTVSGIRGQIKRACPPDGSFRATFEDRIMLSDIVFCRTWFKVNVPTFYAPVTNLLLPPEQKAQWIGMKTLGQLKREKNLQFEAKEDSSYKPIVREKLAFRPLVIPKNLQKALPYKDKPKLGPIKAKKSFESERVAVVNSPHEQKVAKMMKMIKTNYKTKQVKQRRQGQERTKQYKKQQLNENFRKLQRQKDLKKKVFKAISKMDAKNEDKLKSGKK; this is translated from the exons ATGGCTGAAGATGGAGACCATagtgagaaaaagaaatcacaCAAGAAGCGCCATTCAG GCGTGAAAGCGGACAAGAAGAaagccaaaaacaaaccgaccgatcgtacaaaaaacccgaaaggTTACGCTATCTCAAAAGCACGTTCGGCTGAGAAGCGTTTCCGGCGCAAGGAAGACCTCACCACCAAAAAGCAGCACATTCCACTCGTTGATAAAACGCCCGAGGAACCCCCACCAgtgctggtggccgtggtgggcCCACCGAAGGTGGGAAAAACTACGTTGATCATGAATTTGATCAAAAACTTTACCAAGACGAACGTAAACAACGTATGCGGCCCAATCACGGTGGTGACGTCGAAGAAACGCCGAATCACGCTGATCGAGTGTAACAACGATATCAATAGTATGATCGACATTGCCAAGAGCGCCGATCtggtgctgttgatggtggACGCAAGCTTCGGGTTTGAGATGGAAATTTTCGAGTTTCTCAACATCTGCCAGGTGCACGGAATGCCGAAGATTATGGGCATCTTGAACCACCTGGACATGATTAAAAAAGCAAAGGCActtaaaatgcaaaagaaacTGCTGAAGCACCGCTTCTGGACGGAGGTGTACGATGGAGCTAAGTTGTTCTACCTTTCCGGACTTATACACGGCGAGTATCTGAAGAACGAGATCCGCAACCTAGGGCGATTTATTTCGGTCATGAAGTTCCGTCCGCTGGCATGGCGCGGGGCACACAGTTACATAATTGCCGATCGCATGGAGGATATTACCAACACGGAACAGATACGCCTGAACCGCAAGTGCGACCGAGATGTCGTACTGTACGGCTACGTGCGTGGCGTTCcgttgaaaaaggaaaacatggTTCACATTGCCGGCCTCGGTGATATGCATATCGACGAGCTGAACACCCTTCCTGATCCGTGCCCTTTGCCATCGGCTGAGAAGAAACGCAATCTACTCGAAAAAGAGCGTCTCCTGTACGCGCCTATGTCCGGCGTCGGTGGCATAGTCTACGATAAAGATGCGGTTTATATAGAATTGCAAGGATCGCACAGCCATAAGAAGGGACCCCCGAAAAAcacagagcagcagcagatcgttgATTCGTTCATCGGAAAGAAGGAAACTTTCGATGTAACGATCGATAACCAGGAGTTCCGATTGTTCAGCGATGGAGACGTGATCAAATCCGGAGACTTTGTGGACAACGTGCGTAAACGTGGCAATGAGTCTGATGAGGAGGAAGATGATGAAGAACAGCAGGAGAGCGAGGATGATTCAGGTTTGGAAGATTCGGGTGACGAAGCTTCTAGCGAAAAAGGAGGTCGTTTGGGATGGATTCCTGAGGAAACAGATGATGAAGAACACGGAGACGAATCAGGAAGTGGCtctgatgacgatgatgatgatgaagatatGCCGAAAGGCAGACGAACTGGTTACCTATCATcggatgaagaagaagaaacaactGGCGGGGCCACGATGGCCTGGAAGGATGGCTTGGCTGCAAGAGCACGCAATGAGTATCTGGAACGGCAGGCGACTACCAAGAATCTTATGAAGATTGTTTACGGAGTGTTCAGCAAGGCTCATCAGAGGGCGAAAGCGAAGGCAGCCCAGGAGGCGGAGGGCTCTTCCGGCGATGAGGAGGACGATGAACTGCTGGGAGGAATATTCAAAAACCTAACCCAGAAACAGGCGGAGctacagaagaaaaaatcggTACAGGATGTAGACGAGTGTTGCTTCTTTGAGGAGTACGGCGATGGTGTACGCGATTGGACGAAggctgaaaacaaaaacctcaTCGCGAACTGTTTCGTAACGGGCAAATGGAAGGCATCTGAAGATGCAGAGGAACTGCTAAAACTGGACGACATGAGCGATGGGGATAGTGATGTCTACGGAGATTTCGAAGATCTCGAAACTGGCGAAAAACATGAAGCGACAAAAGAGAAGAACACCAAAAGTTTGAAGAGTGCTAGTGAAAAGCAAGAAGGAGAAGAACAGGGTGAAGAATCCGCCCTGGGGAAGCGTAGAATAACGAGAATCGAAGAGAAGAACATGTCTCGCGCTGAGTTGATGGCGAAAAAGATGAAGCTGAAAGCGAAGTTTGACTCCGAGTATGACAATCCGGAAAAGGACGATCATCACATCGACGGCGATCATCAGTACTACGAAAAGCTGAAGGCAGACGCTCTGCGCCAGACGGAATTGAACAAGAAGGAGTTTGCTAATTTAGACGAGGACGTACGGCTCAACATAGAGGGCCATCGGGCGGGTCTGTACGTGAGAATGAGTTTCCGTAGCGTGCCGTCGGAGTTTGTCCAGCATTTTGACGCAAACTTTCCGATCCTGATCGGAGGTTTAAACATGTCCGAGGAAAACGTTGGATACGTTAGTTGCAAAGTGAAGAAACATCGGTGGTACAAGAAAACGTTGAAGACGAGTGATCCGCTGATCATTTCACTCGGCTGGCGAAGGTTTCAAACCATACCGATCTACGCCAAGGTGGAGGACGATTTCAAGCATCGATATCTGAAGTACACTCCGAACCACGTGACGTGCAGCATGAGCTTCTGGGGGCCGGTAACGCCACAGAACACGGGCCTGATGGCAATTCAGTCGGTGGCGTACGATCAAAGTGAGGTTCGCAAGCTTGGGTTCCGCGTGGCAGCGACCGGAGCGGTAAGCGAAACAGACAAGGCAGCCGACATTATGAAGAAACTCAAGCTGATCGGTACTCCGAGCAAGATCTACCAGAAGACGGCCTTCATTCAAGGAATGTTTACTTCGACTCTGGAGGTGGCCAAATTCGAAGGGGCCAAGTTACGCACCGTTTCCGGCATTCGGGGCCAGATTAAACGGGCATGCCCGCCGGATGGATCGTTCCGTGCGACGTTCGAGGATCGTATTATGCTGAGCGACATTGTGTTTTGTCGCACGTGGTTCAAGGTGAATGTGCCGACGTTTTACGCACCGGTAACCAATCTGCTTTTGCCACCAGAGCAAAAAGCCCAGTGGATCGGCATGAAAACATTGGGCCAACTGAAGCGGGAAAAGAACCTGCAATTCGAGGCAAAAGAGGACAGCTCGTACAAGCCGATTGTGCGTGAAAAGTTGGCCTTCCGTCCGCTGGTTATACCGAAGAACCTACAGAAGGCACTCCCGTACAAAGACAAACCGAAGCTGGGGCCAATCAAAGCGAAAAAATCATTTGAAAGCGAAAGAGTGGCTGTGGTGAATTCACCCCACGAACAAAAG GTTGCCAAAATGATGAAGATGATCAAAACTAACTATAAGACCAAGCAGGTGAAGCAGCGGCGTCAGGGACAGGAGCGAACGAAGCAGTACAAGAAACAGCAACTAAATGAGAACTTCCGAAAACTGCAACGGCAAAAGGACTTGAAAAAGAAAGTGTTCAAGGCGATCAGCAAAATGGATGCGAAGAATGAAGATAAGCTGAAGAGCGGGAAAAAATGA
- the LOC128267358 gene encoding 39S ribosomal protein L9, mitochondrial, whose translation MLSNVLRMISSGTALCSARSVIQQSSRNTFILKRRFPPNLYKKNQKPGKLRGRHFVYDLVEDRSVVKKPNVEVVLTTFVENIGAKGEVVSLKPNIAYNRLLLPGLAVYKTPESVAKYAQDVREKESAVHSSAQAAVTVSKLESLILAVVLNKDQPWVIEPWHIRMSLRKAGYYVPTEAIELPATPITGPDLLKQNKEFYVTITINNLEKARVRCRIHHWSTEPSNRLPYVFEHWKLDAEPLFGEGSPSKPSDNVTSSS comes from the exons ATGTTGTCCAACGTACTGCGGATGATTTCGTCCGGCACAGCGTTATGTTCGGCACGTTCCGTTATTCAGCAATCGTCCAGG AACACGTTCATCCTGAAACGCCGGTTTCCGCCTAATCTGTACAAGAAGAACCAAAAACCCGGTAAACTGAGGGGCCGCCACTTTGTGTATGACCTGGTGGAGGATCGGTCGGTGGTTAAAAAGCCTAACGTGGAGGTGGTACTCACCACGTTTGTCGAAAACATCGGAGCCAAGGGCGAAGTCGTCTCGCTCAAGCCCAACATTGCCTACAATAGGTTACTGCTTCCCGGGTTAGCCGTTTACAAGACTCCAGAAAGTGTGGCCAAGTACGCCCAGGATGTGCGTGAAAAGGAATCGGCGGTGCACAGTTCTGCCCAGGCCGCTGTG ACGGTGAGTAAACTCGAAAGCCTCATACTGGCGGTGGTTTTGAACAAGGATCAACCGTGGGTGATCGAACCGTGGCACATAAGGATGTCACTCCGCAAGGCGGGTTACTACGTACCGACGGAAGCAATCGAGCTGCCGGCCACGCCAATCACAGGACCGGATCTGTTGAAGCAAAACAAGGAATTCTACGTgaccatcaccatcaacaaTCTGGAGAAGGCACGAGTGCGGTGCCGCATTCACCACTGGAGCACAGAACCGAGTAATCGGTTGCCGTACGTGTTCGAGCACTGGAAACTGGACGCCGAACCACTCTTCGGTGAAGGAAGTCCGTCAAAACCCAGCGACAACGTCACGTCATCGAGTTGA